TAGGGCTGGAATGTACAAGCCTGcagcaaatgtcattctgggaaaTGGCACTGGGAATCTGACAGGAAAGAAGAATTTGAAATGGGAGGTGGAGCTGAAAACATCAGAATTAAAACAAGACCCCCTTGCTTTCTCTCATTTTCCCCCAGGGATTCTCTTTCACAAGATTCTAGGTGTCTGTCTGGTGCCTCATATTTGGCGATAAAATTCACTCCTGCTCTTACAGGAATGAGCAAATCAGTTTAACAGTACAATGATTCAGTATACTAGAAAGGCAAATTGTATTACCCCATATACATGCCTGTCAGATTAATAGATACTGGGGTATGATGGTAACTTACCAGATTTCTTTCTATTGCATTGGTTACAAAATTAGCAGAATTGTGGGTTTAAGGCACTCAAAGTAGACAATAACCTAATCTTGATAACAGTTGCCCTGTCCACACTACGGCTAACCCATTCAAGCTGAAGTTGTTTTTATTACTATAAATCATAGTCTTCTCTGTAGTATAGACAGCACCTATGGAGGTAACTTACACTGCTGCCCACCAAGGCTATCTAAAAAAAGGATCCATGTCATTcataatacaaaataaagttAGGAGCTGTTCTGGAGTTCCCAGGCTGTCTCTTAGCTCTGAGGCTGCTTGGAGGGATTGGGCCAGTTTTAACACAAAATGGCACTGCAACTGTCTGTTAGGTTACATATTAGGCTGCAGAAGAAATTACCAGGGAGTCTTGTAGTTCCCAACCATCAGAATATCAGATTCAAAGCCAAGAATCAATAATCTGCACAGATGGCACAACAGAATAGCAGCCCTTTGCCACTGTGCTAATGAGGCTGTGTGCTCTCCTGGGTGGCCAACACAACGAAGAACCTTTAGTATCTGGCAAAGAGAGGGCAATACCAGAGGCAAGTACAACTAAAACTAAAAAGATCAtccaaaaatggaaaatgaagtaTTAGATACAACGTGTATCCTGGATAACATTCCTAAGCAATAGTCATTTGTACTCTGTTACACGGAGTCACAGAGCAGCTTTGCCCTGAAGAATCTAAACATCTTGAAAGGAGGTGGAGGAAATCTGCATTACAATATTGTTACACTCAGAACCTAGGCAACTTTTCAGCAGTTGTCCACTATACAATTAAACTGCAGGTTCAAGTTGCTCATAGCAACAGAAAACttattgagagagagaaaagagtcaGCCTCTGGCTGCCATGACGCTGATAGGTTCTTTTGGTGATGGATGCTGTCCCTAGGGGAGAAAACTGGCACTGTGTCATCCTTGCATCATGTTGATGAAATGCAAACATGACCTAGAGATACATTTTCCAAGTGCACCTGTTTCACTAAGCAAATGTAGTGTTTGTGGTGTGGTGCCTCAGGAGTCATAGCATTAGGATGCAGATTAAGCAGGTTAAAAGGAAGGAAATTATTAGGAAGAGGAAATTGGTAGCAAGAGTTGAGAGAGAAAGAAGCAGCACAGATTTTTACATCTGAGGTTAGGCAGCAGCCAAATCTCAGTTCCCAGGCTCATGGTCTGCTTGGAAACTCAGATTTATCAACCTTTTCTCACACCAATGAACAAAACCTCAGTGTCTTCAATACATCTCCAAATACGTAAGGTATCTTTCATCTAAGTCTGCAGTAACCCTTACCTTTGAATGCTCTGAAAGGAAGTCTGGGAGGAGGTAGACCTGTGCTAGCAGCTCTGTGTAGTCATGACAACGGAAGTAATAGATATGAGAAAGAATACTTTCAAAGGAGAAAGTCTCCAGGGATTTTTGAAAGTctggagggggagaaaaaaaaaaaatctatgatcaACACATTATTACTCTCAACATTCCTccaactcctgtctccagcacctaacaacaaaaagaacatttgaaaatttgtaaaaaaggaaaaggaagttATCGGTCAACAATTAAGAGTGGAAGGAAAATTTCTTTTCCATGTGACTTGAAAGTGGGCAGCATAATCATCTTCTAGAAATTGTATCAGAAGCTGTCTCAGGATATGCACACACATTCACCGAAACCTGCAgagaagactgatgcaaaaaagaaaactaagttaaaaaaaaaatattgttcagtAATATAACTGTTAAGCCAGCTGACCAAAATGACACTAGTCAAAATTAACCAGACAATATTTAATGCGTGGATACTAACTCATGTGATATAGGTGTCCACACAAATCTGTTAAACATCAACAAGTTATTTGCTCAACGTGGTCCTAATATTCATATGCCAAGGCTGCTGGACCTGACATCTTGACAACTTGTCTTCCTAGCTATCTATATGTAAAATAAACCTTTTAAACATAATACAACTTGCCTACATTTAATTAGTTTTGCACATACACCAGTATAAGAATGTTAGCATACCAtgctgaaaggaacatgtctTAGTATAACATACCTTCTTCCTGATGTGTTTCAGCAATAAGCTGGCAGTGCTGAACACAGGCAGTTGCAATGTCTACCACTCTGTCTACCATAAAGCTTCCCTCTGTATCAATGAAAACTGCTTCTCCAGCAAGGCCCCCAAAACATTCTGGAATCTGCACATCTACTGCCAGCTGCATACTGTCAGAAGAAACAAAAAGAGTTAAAGACAGaacaataattaaaatatatattttatctaCAACCCCCCACTCCCGATTTATCTCTAAAGTGACAATTAGTTCTGGTGAGGGGTAAACTGAGCAGGAGATATTACCAGCACCAAGATATTTCTGTAATACACCATGGAATCTGGGGTTGCCGCCATAACAACAAGAATAAAGGACTTTGGTCCTAGTTACATTCAGTATTATTAAATCCCTAGTTGCACAGAggaaatatacaaataaaataccATAACTGGGTTTTCCCAACACCTGGTGCTCCACAGATCTCTGTGATTTTTGTCAGTTGCACACCGCCTCCCAGAATATCATCTAGAGCTGAACAGAAGGTGATGATGAAGCCTTGTGCCTGTTCTTGTGCCAAGAGTTCTAATGCTGTGCACTTCCCAACAGCTTCTGGATCACCAGCAGTCTTTGTTGCATTACTGTTACAGTCTCTTCTTACAATTTGCAATGTTTCTAGTGCCTCCTCTTTAGAGATTCCAATttcttgagggaaaaaaaaagaagaaaaaaaatgggacAATTTGTTTTTACAAACAATAGATCGCAGTATAAATAGAGAAGACCGTTTCTgatggatttgtaggctctgcaATTAGACCAGTTGAAAAGACTTGCCAAAAAGTATTAATATTTTTGGAATAATGATGGAAACAGACTACCCATTCTGACCTATTTGTCTCCAGCTTTGGAATAAAAActagtggcctgatttttagaagtaCCAAGAActcacaaatcccactgaagtcaatggaagctgcaggcacTCTGGAAAAAATCAGATTATAAATTTCTTCTTCCAATCACTTAACACCAACTTTCTTTAATATTCATTCTCTTTTGGTGATGAcacgattttttttttctttcagaagatAAAGGTTCACATCACGGCCAGAAAAGCGACTGACCACTGGTTTCTATCCCACTAGAAGCTCATCATACCAACATGACAACACTAATAAGATCTGTAGGAGCTGAACCAAACACAAAGGAAGTGACTCGAACAGCAATTAATGTGGTTTGTTCAAGTTCAGGTGGGAGTGTGCATGACAAAGAAGGGACCTCCAGTGAGAGACCAGAAGTGACATATGTCATAGATTTGGATGGGACCTGGGAAGACAAACTCCCTGTTGTCATATCATCAGGGACTATACTCATCACTTGAAAAACACATCTTCTGGTTAATGGCTTCAGAATCACTGGTAATTAAGTAGTTTTAACTAAATTACAGTAACACCTAGTGGTCATAAGCAGCAAACAACACAGAAGCATATTCCAGGGCCTAAGACCTATTTAAAATCCAAGGGAAGTTAAACACAGTAATGGAACAATACATTAATATTTCTGATTCTTTATATataaatagatagatatagaAACTGCCCACCAACGAAAAGATATATTTATTTCACTTTGATCTGAGAAATTAGAAAAGATAAAAGCTGAGATAACATATTTCATACATTTATCTTAGTGGATTGGAAGATCTATTCTAGTTTCTTGTGATCCTCCTTACCTTTGTAACCAATTTCACACCCCTTAACTTGGTTTAGAACCTGagatgtgtatgtgtggggggaaCCTGTTACAGCTCTCCTTTCTCAGTGTCTCATTTCCATTTAGTTCTCAGCAAAAGCAGGATCCTCGGTCAAAGAGTCAGTTCCTTTTTACTGAGATACAGTATAGgtaaaaataattaaacatgggaaaatgttttcctttcacTTCGTCAGACTTGCATGAAGCCTGGATGAGACAAGACCCTCATCTCAGGGAGTCCAACCACAGTACTTGAGCACTGCTGAAATTAAGTGCTTTATACACATGAACTAATTAATTAAACTAGCCAGTTGTTAAAACCCCATTCTTACCAGCAAGGTGCTAGACTGGTTTCCCCAAGTAGGTAGAGAAGCTCTGTTAATAATCAATACTCAAAATCACAGTACAGACTGGGGGAATTGGGAGAGGACATTGAAAGGAGACCCAAGAAAAGCCCTAAGATAGGGAGCAGGGTGACTGAAGATGAAACCTGGGCTGTGGTGTGTGGGGATGGAACAATGAGGGGAATCCCAGCCTATGGTACCTAAGAGAGAAAGCTCCCAAGACTAGAGAAGCAGCGAGATCCCTGGCTAGAGGGAggcttggggggtggggctggctcagggtggCACCTGGCCTGTAGAGAAGGGTCTTGGGGAGGATGAAAATGTGCCCAGGTAGAGGGTAAGGAGCATGGGTGCTGCTGTACCCCTGGACTGAAGTGCTTTCCATtctatacagggtttacaatttggctctcagtacccccactataagaactgttccagcaccccagtAAGGAAGGTGGCTTGCGGAGAGAACGACGGCCAGGGGGTGAGGTTCGGTAGGGGCGCAGATGGGGATTCAAAAGAAGCTATACAGCGGTAGACGGTCCGGGTCTGCTGGCAAGGGGCAGTAGGTGCGTGTGCAGGCCTCGGCTGGGAAAGAGGAGGCGCAGTGGGGGTGCGAAGGGGGAAAACGCCGCCGCTGGGCTAGAGCCTAGAAATTGAGACGTGGGGTCGGGGCCTTAGCGGGGGATAAACCAGACCCCTCCCCCGATAGGTCCCAGTCCGGTACCTTTGCTGAGCTCGCAGGGCCCGatctccagcagctcctgggccGTCTGGAACCCGGCTCCGATGAGCTTAGCCCTGAGGCCAGGAGCTAGAGGAAAGCTGCCCACATCCCGCTGCATGGTGCCTAGGCTGGGCCCAAAGCCTCCAGAGCTTTAGGCCTGGGCTCCGCCCCGGCCCGCCCCCGCCCAGGCCAGTCCCCTCCCACCGACCCGGGAGCCCGCCAGCGTTGCCCTGTCTAGTTTTAGCTGCAGCCGTAAATCCTTTCCCGCTGCTCGGCCCTCGGCTAGCGACTCCGGCCGGGCAGCAGGGAGCCTCTGCTGCCGGGGAAGGGCGCGCGGTGCGAGCCATGAGGCGCTCAGACTGCTGGCTCATCCTGgcgcccccgccccagcctgggTGTATATAGCGGGGCCAAGGTCAGGCTGGGCACCCCTGAAAGAGGGGCGGCCTTAGGTGCTGCTTGCCCCCAGACCTCtacccgccccgccccccgctttTGAGACATATCCCTTTCACCCAACCTGTGTTTGT
This genomic stretch from Gopherus flavomarginatus isolate rGopFla2 chromosome 19, rGopFla2.mat.asm, whole genome shotgun sequence harbors:
- the RAD51C gene encoding DNA repair protein RAD51 homolog 3 isoform X1; the protein is MQRDVGSFPLAPGLRAKLIGAGFQTAQELLEIGPCELSKEIGISKEEALETLQIVRRDCNSNATKTAGDPEAVGKCTALELLAQEQAQGFIITFCSALDDILGGGVQLTKITEICGAPGVGKTQLCMQLAVDVQIPECFGGLAGEAVFIDTEGSFMVDRVVDIATACVQHCQLIAETHQEEDFQKSLETFSFESILSHIYYFRCHDYTELLAQVYLLPDFLSEHSKVRLVIVDGIAFPFRHDFEDLSLRTRLLNGLAQQLISIANAHKLAVVLTNQMTTRIGQSQSMLVPALGESWGHAATIRLIFHWDNKQRLATLYKSPSQKESTVPFHITPHGFRDVHPPPPSQTPAEVEINPRKRPRIEGDKQQ
- the RAD51C gene encoding DNA repair protein RAD51 homolog 3 isoform X2, with protein sequence MQRDVGSFPLAPGLRAKLIGAGFQTAQELLEIGPCELSKEIGISKEEALETLQIVRRDCNSNATKTAGDPEAVGKCTALELLAQEQAQGFIITFCSALDDILGGGVQLTKITEICGAPGVGKTQLCMQLAVDVQIPECFGGLAGEAVFIDTEGSFMVDRVVDIATACVQHCQLIAETHQEEDFQKSLETFSFESILSHIYYFRCHDYTELLAQVYLLPDFLSEHSKVRLVIVDGIAFPFRHDFEDLSLRTRLLNGLAQQLISIANAHKLAVVLTNQMTTRIGQSQSMLVPALGESWGHAATIRLIFHWDNKQRLATLYKSPSQKESTVPFHITHTP
- the RAD51C gene encoding DNA repair protein RAD51 homolog 3 isoform X3, which produces MQRDVGSFPLAPGLRAKLIGAGFQTAQELLEIGPCELSKEIGISKEEALETLQIVRRDCNSNATKTAGDPEAVGKCTALELLAQEQAQGFIITFCSALDDILGGGVQLTKITEICGAPGVGKTQLCMQLAVDVQIPECFGGLAGEAVFIDTEGSFMVDRVVDIATACVQHCQLIAETHQEEDFQKSLETFSFESILSHIYYFRCHDYTELLAQVYLLPDFLSEHSKVRLVIVDGIAFPFRHDFEDLSLRTRLLNGLAQQLISIANAHKLAGKAGDMLLPSV